A stretch of DNA from Ricinus communis isolate WT05 ecotype wild-type chromosome 4, ASM1957865v1, whole genome shotgun sequence:
TATTGATAGTTTTGTGTATACTATGAATCGCCTTCCTTTTGACATagaaattttttcttcttgttcttgttcttgttcttcttttccttctatGCTGGGGGTTGAATCTGTCTGTTCTGCAGTTTTTGTAGTTTTGGCAATTGCAAAAATTCAACCTTTTTTCCATATCTCAAGTGCACACGTCTTTATTGGATGGATGTTATATGTTGCTAAACATATTCATATTTCTGTTTATCCCTCCTTTTACACTTGACACATGGTGAATTATGTCTTCTTTAGTATATTTAAAATACCTAAAAGTACAATTCATGTATAATCTTCTACTTGTTTCATCGCGGCTTATGTTTTCCATATCCCTGAAACAGTGCCTTGATCTCTTCTTGTGATTATATCTAACTCCTATTCTTGCTAATGTTCAGGGTTGGGTGCATTCTTCTATCTGTGGGTCAGGATGAATTTCATGGTGAAGCCATGCGTACTCTGAAGTATGTAGTAAACCAGTCAGACTACACCGAGCAAACACTGAGAAATGTCACAGAGTATCTTTCCCTTGCAAAGACCATCAATGTGGCCCATGTATTTCTTCCTTCCAATGTCTTGGAAGATATTGACAAGCTGAACATAGATCTAAATACTGCTGCTGGTACACTGAAAGAGAAGACAAGTGATAATgctggaaaaataataaaagtgttCAATGCTGTGTATGTATCTTGAATCCTTAGTTGTTGGTAACTTACCTCCCTTGTGTGATATTAATGGGCTAATTTTGGTTCTGTTGATATAGGCGATCAGCATTAATCACTGTGGCAGCAGTGATGCTTATCCTGGCTCTGCTTGGTTTTAGTATGTATTCTGGAAACACCTTGACTGGTtattttggatttaattttGACATCTAGTCATATTTTCTTCATGACTTATGCAATTGCTTTTTATTTCAGTCCTTTCTATCCTTCAACACCAACATGCAGTTCTCATGTAAGTCTCTTTGTATCTTAGATATACTCTGTTATTTGTTGCaacttataaatatgagaTGCTTTTGATGCCTGTATCTAATTTCTCCAACATTCTCCCAGTTTTGTAGTGAGTGGGTGGTTGCTAGTGGCAGTTACATTCATTCTGTGTGGAGTTTTTATAATCCTTAACAAGTAAGATTCATGATCTCTCATGGCtagattttcatttttgtattATCATGTATTTTAATGTTCGCATATGGAAGTTTTGTATGCCATAGCTTTGTTTCCTTTTGACATCGGCTTCATATGCAAAACAAAGAATGCTTGCAGTATGGAtgacaaatttattttgtaattatatgtGCTCATCCATGCTGTACATAACTATATATGGTGGTTGATTCCTTTCCCAATCAATagttgctgctgctgcaacATTCAACCTGACATCTCTCTACATTCACCtcataatacaaaaataaatttggtgTTCGAGCATCATATGATGAAGAAGCATAATTACATCTGATATTAGTATATAAAGTTGGGAAATTACTGCATCTGGAACTAGCAATTCTGATTACATCACTAAAAGGTAAACTTTTCCCTGTTTCTTCTTTATGCATTTCAGTGCAATTTCTGATACCTGTATAGCGATGGAAGAGTGGGTAGATCATCCTCATGCAGTGACAGCTCTTAGCAACATCCTTCCATGTGTTGACCAGAGTACAACAAACAAGACACTTGTCCAGAGTAAAGAAGTGATCAACGACATTGTAAATGTTGTCAATACGTATATATACACCTTTGCAAATGCAAATCCCTCCCCTACTGAATTCAATTACTATAACCAGTCTGGACCTTTCATGCCTCCGCTTTGTTACCCATTCGACTCTCAGCTTCAAGATCGTCAATGTGGGTTTCAAGAGGTGTCAATGACAAATGCATCTGTGGTATGTCTCTCAATTTATTCCTTACTTGCCTTTTCAGTTTTGCCTCTTATGAAACTTGTAACTGGTAGCTGCTTAATCTGTCAAGATTAATCATAAAATCCTTTTAAGGTTCAAAGTAACTTTAGCTGTTGTTTCGAAGAATGCAGTGAAAGAGCAAGGCTATCATCACATTTTGGTAACATGAACCTTTTGGTGTTTAAGGCAGAAACATATATAGCTATATTTTGTTATCCTTATCTATGTTGTAGGTctaatatatctaaaatatttatgattctgaagtttaattattaggtaataattttaatttataataatgcATTATGGAATCAATTTTAGCTTTTGTGATAGAATGCCTATTAGTCCTTGTAACATTTGggaatatttctttaattatatgtCCAGATAGGCATGTATGTTTCCTTTGAATTGGATGCCTGCTTCTTCCTACATAAATGGTGTGAAAATAGGTGAAATATCATTAGGTAGATGAAATATTTCTGATATTTATCTCTCATTTAGTTCAATATCTTCAAAGCCCCAACACTATTTGTGTTATTCCCAATTGGATTCttgatttatttgatatatggACACATTCATGTTATAAATTTTGCTGAAGGTTCGACTTGGGAGATTTTTCGCTGACAGGCTTACTTAATAAGTAATTGTTGAacaattttgatgaattcctTTGCTTTCACTAAATCCTCAGGTTTGGAAGAACTACCTTTGCGATGTTTCATCTGCTGGGCTGTGCACTACAGTTGGTAGGGTGACCCCTGATATCTACAAACAGTTGGTGGCAGCTGTTATTGAAAGCTATGCTCTGGAGCATTATACCCCAGTTCTGCTCAGCCTCCAGGATTGCAAATTTGTCAGGGACACGTTCCAAGAAATTACCTCAAACTATTGTCCTCCATTAGAACATTATCTGAAGATTGTAAATGCAGGACTGGGCCTGATCTCAGTCGGAGTTTTGCTCTGTCTTGTTCTCTGGATGCTATATGCAAACCGCCCCCAAAGGGAGGAAGCGTTTGTGAAGCCACCCTTGTCAATGAAGGGCAGCAATAGTAGCAGAACTGATAAGACTGGTACTAAACTGAACGACAACGATGATGCAGCATTTTCTATTGCAAGTGAGGTTTAGTGAATTCCAAAATCAATACAAAATCATATCAATTTCTGAGTTTTGTATGTATCCCACAACTAGGGAAAATACCAAGATGGGGCAAAGTTCCATTTTGAGTAGTAGGACAGTAGCGCATATGTAGCGTATAGATGAAGTAAATTGTCTTATAGATCAAGTAAATTGTCTTGTTCATCTTTTACCATCAGCTGTTTCTTCTGTGAATAGAAgttgaaaatgaaatgaaaatcgCCTCTTAAGAGACCCGCAGGTACATAATCCGCATGACATTGGGCAAATGCTGGGAATGGGATTTTGTTCAACCCAGCAATTAATTGTCATAGGGGCATTATTTTAGACAGATCGGTTATATAATACTGGTCGAGGTCTTGTTGTCTTTTACTTGTGACTTTACAACGTGACATGAATATGATATCTTAGGTGGGTATACAGAACTTAGCTCATAGATGGTAACTTCATTTGTTTGGGCTGTCGTTTTGCAGGATCCATTGCATACATTCAACAATTTCTGGCTTTCACTTTTGCTTGTTGTATTCATGTTTGCAAATCAAAGTTCTGTTGCTTCCTGATCTTTTTACAATGTTTATCATCTTAAgtttattattgggttttctGGTGCTAATGACTGCTATGAGAGGATTGAAGCTGGTAGGCCTGTCCCTGATATTTTACCAATATTAGTCATACACCATCATGGCCGTTTAGATTCGGTCTACTGGTTTTGGcacattttaaatttcaagCTGCAAATCTAAAGAAACAACAAACCGCATAGAAATTTGGTGAAGATCAAAAGAATCGCTACATACTGTGTGCCAGCTTAATGGAAAAGGCTTGAAATTCAAACATAAAGCAGAAATTTTTTCTTGAGCTGCATCAAACAGACAGGAGAACCCAAAAAACTAAACTAGATATCTACAGGACCAAATCTACATTGaactaaaagaaacaaaagtaaTCTGAACATATTTTACCAGAAGCGAAATGCAATCATTGTTAAAGGCCTGTTATGAAAGCTTCAGAAATCATCGTCATTCAAGAACTGAGAAGAAGATTTTCTGACTTCTTGTTGCCTATCTGGTCCGTCAAGCATGCCTCTAAGGCCATGAACAACAAGCCACTCATTGCGATACATATCAGGAAAGCTAACAGGAACTTCATTAAGCATCAAAATATCACCAGATCTACTTACAGTAATCCCAAAACCCTCCAGAAAAGTATCAAAGACCATCCCATCATCAAAATCAACCAAATCTTTCCAGGTAATCTTGCAAGGCACAACATGTCTAAGAAAGATTAGAGAATACTGATCCACGTCACCAATAAAACCCTTCATCACTTCATCAAGTGGAGCAAACACAGTTAATAAAGGCCTTTGCTTTTCCTTAAAACCACTCATTAACTGCAAATCAAGAAAGGAACCCATAACAGAACACCCATTTGATCTCAAAACATTAGTAGCCTCTTTAAACAAGTAAACCCCATTTTTAAAATCAGACCCACATGCAAGATTTGCACTTGGAACTGGCACTGGTGATGGTGGCGATGCTAAAGAAACAACGAAATCAGGGTCTAAAAACTTATCGACACCGAGAACAACCAAAGACCCATCATCGTACGGACACCCAAGAATCTTGACACCATTTAGAAAAACAGTCCCATTGTCATCATTAACGATGGTGATAGAGAGATTAGAAGATAAAGTTGGGATTTTTGAACCAAAAGGGAGGGCTCTAAGGGAATTAAGATGGAATGAGAGAGGGCATAAATGGAATtggagaagagaaagagagggtTGGCCAGATTGAGCAAAAGCAGAATCAGAAGGAGAGAAAATGGTTAAAGAAGGAGAATGAGGGATTATCCAAGTGCTGGAAATGAGTTGGAGAGTTAGTGACATTGATAAGTAGCCCGAATTTGAGAGCATCTCTGCTGCTCGCACGAGTGTTGATGTGGGGAGAGAGGTGGTCATGGagatggagaagaagaagaagacagaGAGGATCATAAGGGTTAGGGTTGGGGTTTTGGTTGCCATTGGAAGAGAGAACCAAGCTTTTCTTGAATTTGATGGTTCAGTTGCAGAGAGTAAAAGAAAATCGAGAAAGAAAGCAAGTTTGGTCATTACTCGTTACAAATAGGGTTTTGGCGGGAACAATGTGACACGTGGACAATTCTGGTTTGTTCATGCGACTAAAGTTCGTTATAGAACCACGTGTTTGGCGGTTTTGGTCGAATGACGGGATTGACCCTGACGGCTTTTCAGAGAGAAAGTGTTTAAATGTTGTTAATTAGAGAGAAAATTGGTATGAGAAAATTGATAATTGGTAATGATTTTGTAACATTTGAAAAGTATTTGAAAATTTGCACATGTTGCAAAATAATATTCTCTCCGTTCTAAAAAGATAATTCTTTTCTGCCTTAagttatacttttttttttgttgttagttaaataactaataataaaaaatattttacatctattaatataaatattactacataaaataaattctaaaatgataaatataatttttattttacattttactACAATTATTTTTCGCTAAGTTATGctataactataaaaaaaacaaagacttttggattttttcgctcctattaaaaaaatattcattctccagctcattttaaaatatttcaattaatatacGTAAAAAATAGACCAATTTCGCTATCTTTTGCTCAATCTCACGAgctgtttttctttaaaaatattttcgtTGTTAAATTATGTGAATTCTaacaatatcaaaataatttatgattctgagaaaaaataatattagaataatttaGAGACGGAAATAATCCATTtgtaaaatgaaagaaaaaattttatttttattttctttactgACAACATTTCAacagaattaaaataaaactatttt
This window harbors:
- the LOC8271661 gene encoding uncharacterized protein LOC8271661, producing the protein MKMFSVTRLLLCIAVVCLYPVSALPHSAELNRDPLKFILGERNLGPWRNGISAEAPGPSDDATLVLAAKRTNRPDVLRSFKHYKDGWDIRNRHYWASVGFTGAAGFILGALWFFSFGLALTIRYCCGWRININGKGSDRSRRICLIMLIMFTSAAAVGCILLSVGQDEFHGEAMRTLKYVVNQSDYTEQTLRNVTEYLSLAKTINVAHVFLPSNVLEDIDKLNIDLNTAAGTLKEKTSDNAGKIIKVFNAVRSALITVAAVMLILALLGFILSILQHQHAVLIFVVSGWLLVAVTFILCGVFIILNNAISDTCIAMEEWVDHPHAVTALSNILPCVDQSTTNKTLVQSKEVINDIVNVVNTYIYTFANANPSPTEFNYYNQSGPFMPPLCYPFDSQLQDRQCGFQEVSMTNASVVWKNYLCDVSSAGLCTTVGRVTPDIYKQLVAAVIESYALEHYTPVLLSLQDCKFVRDTFQEITSNYCPPLEHYLKIVNAGLGLISVGVLLCLVLWMLYANRPQREEAFVKPPLSMKGSNSSRTDKTGTKLNDNDDAAFSIASEV
- the LOC8259395 gene encoding putative fasciclin-like arabinogalactan protein 20 gives rise to the protein MATKTPTLTLMILSVFFFFSISMTTSLPTSTLVRAAEMLSNSGYLSMSLTLQLISSTWIIPHSPSLTIFSPSDSAFAQSGQPSLSLLQFHLCPLSFHLNSLRALPFGSKIPTLSSNLSITIVNDDNGTVFLNGVKILGCPYDDGSLVVLGVDKFLDPDFVVSLASPPSPVPVPSANLACGSDFKNGVYLFKEATNVLRSNGCSVMGSFLDLQLMSGFKEKQRPLLTVFAPLDEVMKGFIGDVDQYSLIFLRHVVPCKITWKDLVDFDDGMVFDTFLEGFGITVSRSGDILMLNEVPVSFPDMYRNEWLVVHGLRGMLDGPDRQQEVRKSSSQFLNDDDF